From Lycium ferocissimum isolate CSIRO_LF1 chromosome 12, AGI_CSIRO_Lferr_CH_V1, whole genome shotgun sequence, one genomic window encodes:
- the LOC132039066 gene encoding uncharacterized protein LOC132039066, translated as MAFQTLANSFVRLDISKYGKVLAYVEARSSLLEQIKAQQFDNAKLCKIRDKVLSGEAKQFMINSKGVLRIKGRICIPRVGGLIRLILEEAYSSRYSIHPGATKMYCDLRQHYWWDLLRESLDKVKFIQEKLLAAQSRKKKYVD; from the exons ATGGCGTTTCAGACTTTGGCTAATAGCTTTGTCAGATTggatatttcaaaatatggaaAGGTTCTAGCTTATgttgaggcgaggtcatctcttttggagcagattaaggcacAACAGTTCGATAACGCGAAGTTGTGTAAGATTCGGGATAAGGTGttgagtggtgaggccaagcAGTTCATGATTAATAGTAAAGGTGTCTTGAGGATTAAAGGGCGCATTTGCATTCCTCGTGTGGGTGGATTGATTCGTTTGATATTGGAGGAGGCTTATAGTTccagatattctattcatccgggtgcaacaaagatgtattgtgatttgaggCAGCATTATTGGTGGG atttgttgagagagtccttgGACAAAGTGAAGtttattcaggaaaagcttTTGGCTGCTCAGAGTAGGAAAAAGAAGTATGTGGACTGA